A window of the Vigna angularis cultivar LongXiaoDou No.4 chromosome 3, ASM1680809v1, whole genome shotgun sequence genome harbors these coding sequences:
- the LOC128195852 gene encoding F-box/kelch-repeat protein At3g23880-like, producing MAISSGRILLDELILEILSWLPVTSLMRFRCVSKTWKFLISDPYLVKLHLERSFRNPQILLLTTQKFKSQCFSARLCYLPCLIQKPARSSCGRILRCPKPYKYLLGSCNGLLSLHHSLSTKEYVEHWVCFWNPATKICSKPSPRLRLGTDVRHDMNFGFGYDDRREVTSNGYSLNGTVNWIGASLGESRTKKLQIFSYDLNNDTFRCLSVPEFVPIDFAFLSMGVFNGCLCVSLEKGKTVFVVLALKDVRDERSWSRLVSVSYETLNISPYYYKVRNLCMWGDLLFVAYSNGGASNIIISNLKENKVERTQTYYKKFLYYIFSCHYVPSLILPI from the exons ATGGCAATTTCTTCTGGTAGAATACTCCTTGATGAACTCATACTGGAAATTCTGTCATGGCTTCCTGTGACGAGTCTCATGCGATTCAGGTGCGTTTCAAAGACATGGAAATTTCTTATATCCGATCCTTACTTGGTGAAATTGCACCTTGAAAGGTCTTTCAGAAACCCACAAATCCTCTTACTGACGACACAGAAATTCAAGAGTCAATGTTTCTCTGCTCGTTTATGCTATCTACCTTGTTTAATCCAAAAGCCTGCACGCTCTTCTTGTGGTCGTATCTTGCGATGCCCCAAAccctataaatatttattgggTTCTTGCAATGGTTTGCTTTCTCTACATCACTCTCTTTCCACAAAGGAGTATGTAGAGCACTGGGTCTGCTTTTGGAACCCTGCCACCAAAATTTGCTCCAAACCTTCACCAAGACTGCGTCTCGGCACTGATGTTCGCCATGATATGAATTTTGGGTTTGGGTACGATGATAGGAGGGAAGTTACAAG TAATGGATACTCTCTGAATGGCACTGTTAACTGGATAGGAGCTTCTTTGGGAGAATCGAGAACTAAGAAGCTACAAATATTTTCCTATGATCTAAATAACGATACTTTCAGATGTTTGTCGGTGCCTGAATTCGTCCCCATAgattttgcttttctttctaTGGGAGTTTTCAATGGTTGTCTTTGTGTTTCTTTAGAGAAAGGGAAGACAGTCTTTGTTGTATTGGCATTGAAGGACGTTCGAGACGAAAGATCTTGGAGTCGATTGGTGAGTGTAAGTTATGAAACTCTGAATATCTCTCCTTATTACTATAAGGTGCGGAATTTGTGCATGTGGGGTGATCTTCTGTTTGTCGCATATTCAAATGGGGGTGCTTCCAATATCATTATCTCTAATTTGAAGGAGAATAAAGTAGAACGTACTCAAACTTACTACAAGAAATTTCTCTATTACATCTTCTCGTGTCACTATGTTCCAAGCTTGATTTTGCCTATTTGA
- the LOC128195850 gene encoding F-box/kelch-repeat protein At3g23880-like, translated as MANSSARILRDRDDLILEILSRLPVESLMRFRCVSKTWNSIILNPDLVKLHLKKSSKNPQILLLEKKIEERQCFSAVLRSLPCLIQNPTSSSAGRILRCPKPYKYLFGSCNGLLSLHCSLSTYECEEHMVCFLNPSTKTFSLPSPSLRLNYGIGVQYDMNFGFGYDDWRDSYKVVVMVLDWSTHRTSVWVYCMGDVRWRLTIMTSLAFLTVESNGYFLNGTVNWLGHSSKESKLQIFSYDLKNDTNRYLSVPELVPKDSEFTSMGILNDCLCVSFDERRTVFVVLTLKDVGDDRSWSRLMSVSYETLNISPYYDYLRTLCMWGDLLLLTYSQLWDDYDIIIIFNLKENKVERTQAYYKHSLSHIFSCHYVPSLI; from the coding sequence ATGGCGAATTCTTCCGCTAGAATACTCCGTGATCGTGATGACCTGATATTGGAAATTCTGTCACGGCTTCCTGTAGAGAGTCTCATGCGATTCAGGTGCGTTTCAAAGACATGGAATTCCATCATCCTCAATCCCGATTTGGTGAAATTGCATCTTAAAAAGTCCTCCAAAAACCCACAAATTCTCTTACTGGAGAAAAAGATAGAAGAGAGGCAATGTTTCTCTGCTGTTTTACGCTCTTTACCTTGCTTAATCCAAAACCCTACTTCCTCTTCCGCCGGTCGTATCTTACGCTGCCCCAAAccctataaatatttattcggTTCTTGCAACGGTTTGCTTTCCCTACATTGTTCTCTTTCCACGTATGAGTGTGAAGAGCACATGGTCTGCTTTTTGAACCCTTCCACCAAGACTTTCTCCTTACCATCACCAAGCTTGCGTCTCAATTACGGCATTGGTGTTCAATATGATATGAATTTTGGGTTTGGGTACGATGATTGGAGGGACAGTTACAAGGTGGTGGTAATGGTTTTGGATTGGAGTACACATCGAACGAGTGTGTGGGTTTACTGCATGGGTGACGTACGTTGGAGACTTACTATAATGACCTCTCTGGCTTTTCTCACTGTTGAGAGTAATGGATACTTTCTGAATGGCACTGTTAACTGGTTAGGACATTCTTCTAAAGAATCGAAGCTACAAATATTTTCGTACGATCTAAAGAACGATACTAACAGATATTTGTCGGTGCCTGAACTCGTTCCTAAAGATTCTGAATTTACTTCTATGGGAATTTTGAATGATTGTCTTTGTGTTTCTTTTGATGAACGGAGGACAGTCTTTGTTGTATTGACATTGAAGGACGTTGGAGACGACAGATCTTGGAGTCGGTTGATGAGTGTAAGTTATGAAACTCTGAATATCTCTCCTTATTACGATTACCTACGGACTTTGTGCATGTGGGGTGATCTTCTCTTGCTCACATATTCACAGCTTTGGGATGATTACGATATCatcattatctttaatttgaagGAGAATAAAGTAGAACGTACTCAAGCTTACTACAAGCACTCTCTCAGTCACATTTTCTCCTGTCACTATGTTCCAAGCTTGATTTGA
- the LOC128195851 gene encoding F-box/kelch-repeat protein At3g23880-like yields MTISSAGILPHEIILEIVSWLPVTSLVRFRCFSKTWKFLISDPYLVKLHLERSSRNPQILLLARQRYKSQCFMARLRSLPCLIQKPAPSSCGRILRCPKPYKYLFGSCNGLLSLHHSLSTNECEEHWVCFWNPATKICSRPSPSLRLNYGIGVQYDINFGFGYDDRRDSYKVVAMVLDCSTQRTSVWVYCMGDVCWRRTITTSPAFLTFENNGYSLNGTVNWIGYSFEESKFEEPQIFLYDLKNDSCRYLLVPETKASDFTSM; encoded by the coding sequence ATGACGATTTCTTCTGCTGGAATACTCCCTCATGAAATCATACTGGAAATTGTGTCATGGCTTCCTGTGACGAGTCTCGTGCGATTCAGGTGCTTTTCAAAGACATGGAAATTTCTTATATCCGATCCTTACTTGGTGAAATTGCACCTTGAAAGGTCTTCCAGAAACCCACAAATCCTCTTACTGGCCAGACAGAGATACAAGAGTCAATGTTTCATGGCTCGTTTACGCTCTTTACCTTGTTTAATCCAAAAGCCTGCACCATCTTCTTGTGGTCGTATCTTGCGATGTCCCAAAccctataaatatttattcggTTCTTGCAATGGTTTGCTTTCTCTACATCACTCTCTTTCAACAAATGAGTGTGAAGAGCACTGGGTCTGCTTTTGGAACCCCGCCACCAAGATTTGCTCCAGACCTTCACCAAGCTTGCGTCTTAATTATGGCATTGGTGTTcaatatgatataaattttgGGTTTGGGTACGATGATCGGAGGGACAGTTACAAGGTGGTGGCAATGGTTTTGGATTGCAGTACACAACGAACGAGTGTGTGGGTTTACTGCATGGGTGACGTATGCTGGAGACGTACTATAACGACCTCTCCAGCTTTTCTCACTTTTGAAAATAATGGATACTCTCTGAATGGTACTGTTAACTGGATAGGATATTCTTTTGAAGAATCGAAATTTGAGGAGCCACAAATATTTTTGTACGATCTAAAGAACGATAGTTGCAGATATTTGTTGGTGCCTGAAACTAAAGCTTCTGATTTTACTTCTATGTGA